AGttatcgggttttcgctcgaacccctcgatATTATAAATAAGAAGAGGAAGCTTGCCATCGTTTTCTCCTTATTAAACGTTATTAACAAATTAGCTCTTATCAAACTGTTAGCTGGGCACACTGGGTGGAGCCCATAGAAATTTTTTCAgagtgcacagattctaaaggtgcagATGGGGGATGGCATCTATGCGCAATATTATAGCGGGATCTTAGGATCACACAAACGTAActacattttgttgtattttctttatttttgtgtACAGACATATCGAGGGTTGAACATTATATGTAGATATGCATTTGCAAATCAGAACTAAAAGCAGGAAGACATACGTTCATATGAATCTTAAATAGGTTGAAGTTTGATATGTCTGTacacaaaaatgccgaaaatattAGAAATGTATTTACATTTGTGTGACTCTAAGCCCTCGATAGTCggtgtatgagagagaaagtaAGTATTCGAAATCATGAAATAatttgataataaataataatgaaacactttctctctcatacaccTACTTACTATAATACTACGCGTAACACCATCCCGCACCGacacctttagaatctgtgcactgtacTTAGATATTATCATCACCTGAACTTTGGTCATAGTGTGGTTTTTACTTTGTATATTTATTCTACAGTTATTACATTCTGTTTATGATCTGCCGTTTTTGCATGCACAgttttagtttgatttttattttaggtttaCGTCAGAACGAGATTCAAACAAAACCACAAGGATCTTTGATAACACAAACACGAGAAAATTCGTACAAGTGCGAAACTTGTTTGAAGGAATTTAgtgttttaagttatttaaagAGGCATTTGCAAATACACACTGGGAacaaaccttacaagtgtgatatttgttttaaacaatttggTAAAGCAGATGCTTTAAAAAGGCATttaagaatacacactggagaaaagtcttacaagtgtgaaatttgttttaagaaatttagtGAAGCAGGAAATTTGAAACAgcatttaaggatacacactggagaaaacccttacaagtgtgaaatttgttataAGCAATTTAGACAAGATGGACATTTGAAAATGCATGTAAAAGTACACACCAACGAAAAGCcgtataagtgtgaaatttgttttaagaaatttagtgaagcaggaaatttgaaaaagcatttaagaatacacactggagaaaagccttacaagtgtgaaatttgttctaagcaatttagtgGATCAGgaattttgaaaaagcatttaagagtgcacactggcgaaaagccttacaagtgcgaaacatgttttaaacaatttagtgaagcaggaaCTTTGAAAATTCATTTAAGAATACACACTGGGGAAAAGCCTCACAACTGCGAAATCTGTTTTAAGCGATTTAGTATTACATCaagtttaaaaaaacatttgagaatacacactggagagaaGCCTTACAAATGCGAAATCTGTTTTAAGCCATTTACTGACAAAGcaaatttgaaaaagcatttaaagATACACACTGCATAGTTCAGGAACTGAAAGTTTTCACCTCGCAACAGGGTTGGCAAAACTAAAAGGACTTAAAAGTGGATACAGCCCAGATGTACCATCATaaccataaattaaaaaaaccttcCTTTTCATTTCGTGGTAATATCGGTACCTCGGAGAGATACAACAATACAATGACCATTTTCATAACAATACAGGAaagcaattttaaacttttttcaacaaaaagtgTTATTGCTACAGCTGTTTATTGAAATGTGGAAACAATATTATATTAGAACATTGTATCTATTGTCATTTAAATCATGCATTtgttataattgtttattatatagTGTTTAAAAAGGTCATaattgaaaaacaaaatgaaCGTTGTATATCGCCGAGGTACATATATGTACGCTGTAACCAATATTTCAACTGCTAGTGTTCCAAGAAATATGTTTGTTCTAACCGACTTGTTCGCTTTAACCGATTTGTTCGTTATAGgtaatataaatgatttttttatatgttattttACGGAACCTACTATTTTGTTGTATCCGATTATAAGTTATAGTCGGTGTCGTTGTAAACGATTTTGAatgtattcgaaataatgaaataacaaatgttatattatttgttatttcattattttgaacactttctctctcatacaccTACTTACTATAATACTACGCATAACCACCATCCCCCACCGATGCCTTTAGAATCTGTGCTTTGTACTTAGATATTATCATCACCTGAACTTTTGTCATAGTGTGGTTTTTACTTTGTTTatttattctacagtttttacATTCCATTTATGATCTGCCGTTTTTGCATGCACAGTTTTAGTTTAATTTTCATTTTAGGTTTACGTCAGAACGAGATTCAAACGGAATCACAAGGATCTTTGATAACACACACACAAGAAACTTCGTACAAGTGTGAAACATGTTTGAAGGAATTTAgtgttttaagttatttaaagAGACATTTGCAAGTACACACTGGGAACAAAcattataagtgtgaaatttgttttaaacaatttggTAAAGCGGAAGCTTTAAAAAGGCATTTAAAAATACACACCAacgaaaagccttataagtgtgaaatttgttttaagaaatttagtGAAGCAGGAAATTTGAAACAGCATttaagaatacacactggagaaaagccttacaagtgtgaaatttgttttaagcaatttaataacgcaagtaatttgaaaacacatttaagCATGCACACTGGCAAAAagcacaagtgtgaaatttgttttaagcaatttagtggaggaggaactttgaaaaatcatttaaGGATACACGCTTTAGAAAAGCCTTACCAATGCGAAATTTGTCTTAAGCGATTTACTGAAGGAGgaaatttgaaaaagcatttaagaatacacactggagaaaagccttacaagtgtaaaatttgttctaagcaatttagtgTATCAGGAAGTTTGAAAAAGcatttaagagtgcacactggcgaaaagccttacaagtgcgaaacatgttttaaacaatttagtggAGCAGGAACTTTGAAAATTCATTTAAGATTACACACTGGGGAAAAGCCTCACAACTGCGAAATCTGTTTTAAGCGATTTAGTAATACATCAAGTTTAAAAAatcatttgagaatacacactggagaaaagccttacaagtgcgaaacATGTTTTAAACGATTTAGTGAAGTGGGAACTTTGAAAAAGCACTTAAGAATACATAATGGAGAGaagccttacaagtgcgaaatctGTTTTAAGCCATTTACTGACAAATCAAACTTGAAAAAGCATTTAAAGATACACACTGGATAGTTCAGgaactgaaggttttcacctcgcaACAGGGTTGGCAAAACTAAGAGGACTTACAAGTGGACACAGCCCGGATGTACCATCATAACCATGATACTCAAAGTATTCGTTTGACTTTCGTGGAGGACGGTTGCGTGCGATAGCGAACTTTTACCgtgttttgttttgttctgtttaTTGTTGCTTAAATTGTGGAATGTTTTGTGGTTCGTGTTTATGaacaattttatagttattattttCATTTCGCTCAACCGTATTGTTTATCAAAATCAACGAGTGTTTTTACACTGTTATTATTGTTTACTTTCGTTGACATTGACCGGTATTTCAAGAGTTTATTCTTGCCTCTAAAATGGTTGATTTTAAATGTGATGTTTGCCAAAAAACTTTCTCCGAAAAGGATAAATATAAACTTTGCTGTGGTGGTGAATGTCGCCGATATTTTTGTACGTCGTGTACTGGTCTAGACAAAGCTACTACCAAGGTACTCTATCATCAAAAGTACCACAATATTAGATTCTTTTGTAGTATCTGTGATTCTCCCACAGTAAGACATCTTCACGATAAAGTTTCTCAGCTCCAGAAATCACAAATCCCAATTGAAATTGTAGAAGCACTGGGGACTTGTCTAAAGAAAAATATCGATTTATTTCCAGTCATCTCAGAAATCTATGACACCTTGAATACTCATGAcccaaatttgaaaaatatttacaaaagaaTAGATGAAATTCACAGTCTTCTTACGAGAAGCCCTGACAATGAAAATGAATCTTTATTCCATACGATCagggaaatgaaacaaaatatttttaatctgGTGTCAATATTTATGGGCAATCATGAAGAGACTCTGAAGGTCCAAATTCAGGATGTATCCTGAATTTGAGTTGAAATGGACTTTTTTATGGTTTGCGGTGGAGTTTTATTTGGTTTTTCATTGGTACCTAGCCTTTCAATTTTGTGTGCCATTTGGTTGATAGTCATTTTCAAGTCAGCCATTTCCTTCACTATCTCTTCCTTTGatgtatacaacattttcaaGTCATCCATTTCCTTCACTATCTCTTCCTTTGATGTATACATCAAAGGAAGAGATAGTGAAGGAAATGGCTGACTTGAAAATGACTATCAACCAAATGgcacacaaaattgaaaagctAGGTACCAATGAAAAACCAAATAAAACTCCACCGCAAACCATAAAAAAGTCCATTTCAACTCAAACTGATCCTGCAGAAACCCAAGAGTCTTTAGTGTCTTCTCCTTCAAAGGTAAATACTGTACCACCTACCAAATACACTGTAAAAGAAAACTGGCATTATGTGGTTGTATCAAAAATTCCACCTCCTTATACTGCTAAACAGATTGCACACTATGTCAAGGAGAAACTTGGTACCACCGATTTTATTCGGTGCTTCTCATTGCTGAGGGATACGGATAGACCAGACTCTGACTTTAAGATCGGTGTGCAAAATCAAAGTTTCATCAAGTTGCTGAAAGATCCAAGTTTGTGGCCGCCTGGTACTGTAGTACACAACCTTAATGACAATCCTCCAGCGCATGCCAATTCAGCTTCAACAACCATAAAAGTAGCGGCTCCAGCATCCAGTACTCCTTACACGACACCATCAACACGTACTAAGGAGGGCATATCCATTCAGATTGGTTCAGATAGGGATGCCATTATTGCAAGTAAGTCCtttaataaacaaaattcaagTATTGTGGTTACAGAGAAAACTATGAAAAAGGATGATGGGCTTTGTATGGACCCGATGACTCCACCTATAGTGCGGCTATCTCGTACTGCGGATGTGGAAAATAGTCGTTACTTGTTAGCTAGACTGAGGGACCCTGGGATTTTGAATCCTCTTCGACTCTTCCTTGCCTATCTCCATGATCAACCCTCAAGTACGTGTTACGATGGGCACACCAACACCACCATTAAATTGATGCTGGCTTCAGAGGGACTTCCTACTGACGTGGATTCCCTGCGTAAGCTGTATCACAGATTCCATGAGGCTTATGGTATTAGTACTGCTGAAGTTGAAACAGATCTTTCGGCTTTTGGAACCTTCTTTTCCACTGAGACACGCCTCCGACTCAAGAAAATTAGGGAATGTcagaataaatatttttcgagTAATTCCCCAtctagcaaaaatttttttttaataaattgacGCGTACGGAAGATCAAGCGCCTTCTGACAATTTGGACGATAGCAAGCTAAGTTTATTTCTTATTAACATTCAGTCCTTAAGacacaaaactgatgaattactTCTATTACTAGAAGAGCTAAATTTTCCTGAGATTGTTGCCATAACTGAACATTGGTTAAATGTTGATGAACctgtgtttattaaaaattacactattaTATCCAGATTTAACAGGAGTAGATTACCTCATGGGGGTACTTTGATTATGTCTACACAAAATGACTTTTCAGCAGTGAccaaatttgataatttattaattgaaaaagtattTGAATTCTCCATAATTTATCAGAAATCTTCTGACCTctatattatttgtatttatagaACTCCCGATGCGGATGTGCAGATTTTCTTACAACAACTACCTAGCTTGCTAGAATCTATTCCTTCAAAAAGTAAATTAGTTCTATGTGGCGATCTAAATATTGACTACTCCAGTGTGTGTGCTGCTCACGAATCTCTTCATTCTATCTTTGATTCCTTTGGTATAGGTATGCATGTAAATTCTCCAACCAGAATAACTAAAACTAGCTCTAGTATCATTGACTATGTCGTATCGTTTTTGGCTCCAAATTCTACTGATTGTACTGTCTTCAACTCAGGTttctctgatcatgaagcagtattgactacattttggt
This genomic window from Diabrotica virgifera virgifera chromosome 1, PGI_DIABVI_V3a contains:
- the LOC114328958 gene encoding zinc finger protein 664-like isoform X3; protein product: MELSEDSTERKQNVLISDKYEASPEHVYIQIKSELEECVLEVESTKDSLSDSCLDDIKVEEHMLQYNINNSFPVIIKQEVKTEIKEELDEHNLQVNHGCDSLFQSTRTDTQKLDSEKDVKLQIGASTEIDDEKHCRSMKTEKLLPNIDNKSLRQNEIQTKPQGSLITQTRENSYKCETCLKEFSVLSYLKRHLQIHTGNKPYKCDICFKQFGKADALKRHLRIHTGEKSYKCEICFKKFSEAGNLKQHLRIHTGENPYKCEICYKQFRQDGHLKMHVKVHTNEKPYKCEICFKKFSEAGNLKKHLRIHTGEKPYKCEICSKQFSGSGILKKHLRVHTGEKPYKCETCFKQFSEAGTLKIHLRIHTGEKPHNCEICFKRFSITSSLKKHLRIHTGEKPYKCEICFKPFTDKANLKKHLKIHTA
- the LOC126879150 gene encoding zinc finger protein 64-like, which codes for MYTTFSSHPFPSLSLPLMYTSKEEIVKEMADLKMTINQMAHKIEKLGTNEKPNKTPPQTIKKSISTQTDPAETQESLVSSPSKVNTVPPTKYTVKENWHYVVVSKIPPPYTAKQIAHYVKEKLGTTDFIRCFSLLRDTDRPDSDFKIGVQNQSFIKLLKDPSLWPPGTVVHNLNDNPPAHANSASTTIKVAAPASSTPYTTPSTRTKEGISIQIGSDRDAIIASLRQNEVQTESQGSLITQTRESSYKCETCLKEFTVLRYSKRHLQIHTGNKPYKCEICFKQFGKAEALKGHLRIHTGEKSYKCEICYKQFRQDGHLKRHVKIHTDEKPLSVKFVLRNLVKQEI
- the LOC114328958 gene encoding zinc finger protein 664-like isoform X1, producing MELSEDSTERKQNVLISDKYEASPEHVYIQIKSELEECVLEVESTKDSLSDSCLDDIKVEEHMLQYNINNSFPVIIKQEVKTEIKEELDEHNLQVNHGCDSLFQSTRTDTQKLDSEKDVKLQIGASTEIDDEKHCRSMKTEKLLPNIDNKSLRQNEIQTESQGSLITHTQETSYKCETCLKEFSVLSYLKRHLQVHTGNKHYKCEICFKQFGKAEALKRHLKIHTNEKPYKCEICFKKFSEAGNLKQHLRIHTGEKPYKCEICFKQFNNASNLKTHLSMHTGKKHKCEICFKQFSGGGTLKNHLRIHALEKPYQCEICLKRFTEGGNLKKHLRIHTGEKPYKCKICSKQFSVSGSLKKHLRVHTGEKPYKCETCFKQFSGAGTLKIHLRLHTGEKPHNCEICFKRFSNTSSLKNHLRIHTGEKPYKCETCFKRFSEVGTLKKHLRIHNGEKPYKCEICFKPFTDKSNLKKHLKIHTG